ccagcaactctcagtttgttctctatagttaagagaacTATATGTTatatggtttgcctttctctctctctcttttttctttcccttatgttcatctattttgtttcctaaattccagatatgactgaaatcatatggtatttatcttctctgtctgacttattttgcttagcataatacactctagctctagctccatccacattgttgcaaatggccagatttcattctttttgatggctgagtaatactccattgtatatatagaccacatcttccttttccattcatcagtcaatgaacatttgggctctttccataatttcacTATCGTTGATGatgatgctataaacatcagggtgcatgtgtcccttcaaatcagtatttttgtatcctttgggtaaatacctagtagtgtaattgcaggaatgtagggtagttttattcttaactttaaaattaattaattaattaattaattaattatttttgaaagaaggaaagaaaccatgAGCAcaagtgagggaaggggcagagagagagaataccaagcagactcctccctgagccccatatggggctcaatctcaggacccaagatcactacctgagcagaaaccaagagtcagatgcacaACTGACTGCTCCATTTAGGAGTCCCTGTTcctaactttttgagaaacctctatactgttttccaaagtggctacaccagtttatattcccaccagccgtgtaagaggcttcccctttctccatatcctcgccaatacctgttgtttcctgtgttaattttagccattctgacaggtgtgaggtggtatctcattgtggttttgatttgcatttccctgatgatgagtgatcttgagcaacttttcatgtgtctgttagccatctggataccttctttggaaaaatgcctattcatgtcttctgcctatttcttaactggattatttggtttttttggtgttgagcttgttaagttctttatagattttgaatactaattctttatcagatatttgtcatttgcaaatatcttctcccattctgaaagttgtctcttagttttgttacctgtttcctttgctgtgcagaaggtttttatcttgaagaagtcccaatagttcatttttgctttcatttcccttgcctttggagacttgtCTTGGAAGGAGTTGCAACAgccaatatcaaagaggttactgcctgtgttctcttctaggatcttgatggtttcctgtctcacacttaggtctttcatccattttgaatctatttttgtgtatggtgtaagaaagtggtacagttaaatttttctgcatcttgctgtccagttttcccaacaccatttgttgaagaaactatcttttctccattggatattctttccggctttgttgaagattggttcaccatatagttgtgggtccatttctgggttttctattcagttccattgatttataggtctatttttgtgccagtaccatactgttttgatcactaaaGCTTGGTAATATAACATGATGTCTGGAAttctgatgcctccagctttgctttactttttcaggattactttggttatttggggtcttttgtggttccatacaaattttaggattgtttgttccagctctgtgaaaaatgctagtggtgttttgatagggatcacattaaatgtgtaggttgctttgggagGTACagacattttttctttaagattttatttatttatgtgacagagagacagccagcgagagagggaacacagcaggggagtgggagaggaagaagcaggctcccagcagaggagcccgatatgggactcgatcccggaacgccgggatcacgccctgagccgaaggcagacacccaacaactgtgccacccaggcgccctgggaggtacagacattttaacagtatttgtacttccaatccatgagcatggaatatttttccatttctttgtctcctcttcaatttctttcataagttttccatagttttctgagtacagagcCTTTACCTCTCCAGTTAGGTTTATTACTAGGTATCTTGTGGGTTTTGGTGCATCTACAtggagttttattgttttgttgacataggatttttttctatttatcaagGTTTTATTTAGAAAACTTTTAAGTAGCTGggattttcaaaagttaaaacttCTGTGTAATAAATGCCTCTCTTGTTTTTGGTTCTTCCTGCAACTCCTCGTAGTCAGATGCTGAATCTCCTGAAATGATCATCATATCCTTTCAACCTAATTATTTTGTTGTCTTACCAATATGTTTTGTGGAAAATTGTTTTCACATTCTCTTCCAACAAATAGAGCACAAACATTCCAAATAAAGAGCCCAAATCAAGAACTACTGCCTTAAAATAGTAGGCAGACTCTGTTCAGACAAGCTCTGGAATCTTTCTTCCAAGTTACGTGACACTATGTGTGGGAGAAAGTAGGAactaaagaagaaattcaaaggaatacagTCTTTGTAACCATATCTTTGTCACGACTTAGAGATATTTCCCCCGAAGTCCTTCTGAAAGCTGCCTTCTCCTCTTTGTTCTTTAGGCTGTAGATGAGGGGATTCAGCAAGGGCGTGACTGCACTGTACTGCAAGAAGAGGAGCAAATCCAAGGAGGAGCCAGACATGGGCATAAGGTAGCGAATCACCCCTGAGCCAAAGAACAGGGTCACAGCAATGAGGTGGGAGGaacaggtggagaaggccttgCTTCTGCCTGAGGTGGAGCTGATGCTCAGGATGGTGGACACAATACGGTTATAGGAGAAGAAGATTGGGAGGAAGGTTCCAAGCCCATGCAATAAGATGGAGCAGATCAAGATGTCAACACTGATGGAAATATCAGAGCAGGatagagggaagagggagggcagCTCACAAGTGTAGTGCTGTATGGTTTGGGCCTCACAGAAGTCCAGGGTAAGAGCCAAGAGCACAATCACACTGAATTGAGACATGCCAGGCCCCATGAAGCCAGCACCAGCCTCACACAGAGCTGGCTGCTCATCACCTGGCCATAGAGCAGTGGGTGGCAGATGGCAGCATAGCAGTCATAGGCCATCACTGAGAGCAGACAGGCTTCAGTCCCTGGAGTGATAAACACAAAGAACACCTGGGTTAGGCAGCCCTCTACTGAGATGGTTTTCTTCTCAGACAGAAGGTCCTTCAGGAGCTTGGGCACAGTgacagaagagaagcagaggtCTAGGAAGGACAGGTTactcaggaagaagtacatgggagtgTGAAGGTGGGAATCAGCCCTGATCACCAACATCATCATCAGATTCCCCCTGATGGTCAGAAAGTAAATCCCCTGACCTAACACAAAGAGCAGAGTCTCGATGTGGGGGTCGTTGGACAGCCCACTGAGAACAAACTCAGTGATGGTGCTGTGGTTCCTGCAGGCCATTAGTGGAGGGGATTTCcctgaataaaatagaaataggatGAGATCTGTCTGCTTCGGGTCATCACCCCTCTTACCATACTTCCCTCCCTGTTCTGCCTACACTCTGCTCAGATCTCAAACCTGCCCTCACTGTATGTAGGGAAGAGTTTTTATCctgtttggttattgttgatCCTGCGTCACAGTATTTGCATACTTCAAAgaatccttttccttttccatggggatttaactataaaaatgaatCTCTCTTGTTCACCTACACAATCATAGTATTCAGATTCTACTGCATTCTGCTTGAGCTTATGAATCCAAAACATTCCAGCACATATCTGCAGGGTCTTCTAAACCTTCTCTCTTCAATTTCTCAATCATAATTTTTTGTTCAAAATCATCCAATGGATCCTACTAGAGTTGATATGCATTAGGCGTAGTAGGTACCGTTCTTATGTGgctcatgaaaaaaattaaatttcttttaagattagaaaaaaaatgaatataatacagAGTAGATTATAATCATCTTGTAAGTTGAAATCATaaagtataaattttaatatagttttatgGAAAAGGGGCCTAGGAAGGCAAAATTGCCTGGGGCCCATGAAAGTCATCATGTCTCCCTGCTATTTACTTCATACAgagcatttaattttaataagtgtttattaaaaaCAGAGTGAGTTCTTAAACATTAATCTAAATTGTTTCAAGGCTGTTCTGTAAGATTGGATAAGAAATTATTAGCCCTGGGGTAAGgaattttatccccattttacctgTAAGAAGTCTGATATTAAGAGATATTTTATAATGTCATATTGAcaacaagtagaaaaaaacaggaaataaattctgttattttttctaattacagCCCAATGTCTAGGCTTAGTCCACAGTGATGAGAAACACTTTTCTTACTGAACCTTTAAATTCTTCCTCACCTGCCCTTAAACTTTTGGCCATTTTGGCTGCTTTTGATACCAGAAAGGtctgtttgtttctctgtctctgctcATCTTCCTCTCTGTGTATTCTCCTCTTAATTCCACTGATCCAGACTCTCAGGGACCTTCCAATGTCACCTATAACCCTGCCTTTTTCCTTATAGCCCATCCCAACTGCTCCCTCCTTGAACTCATAGTTCTCTGTTCAAACCACTGGGCCACTTGCTCTCAGGTACCTTATGTCATAGTCTGAATTATGTGTCTGTCTCTTGTGAGAGATCTATCTCAGTTTTCCCCTCCCTATTGTGAGCTCATGAGAATATGGGCCACAACTTGACAATGACAATCACAAATCAGCATTTCTCTGGCTCTGTCTCGCCATTAGCTTCTGATTACCTCTCAAACTTCTGTCTGATTATTTTGGGAGACTCTCTGGGGCATCTCTTGTGTACCTCAGACAAGACCTCTTGACTACCCTCAGCACAGTCTCATCCCTTACTCCATGGGCCCCCACAGCACTGGCACCTGTGGGGAGCACTGCTGACGTTGCTGTCCACCGCTGCTCCCGGCCTGCACACTCACAGCACTGAGACCTGCTGCTGAATTTCAAGGATGTTATGGTCTACACAGAGCACACCGTCTCATGAGGctgctcatcctctctcccaTGCTCTCATACTGGTAGAATCACCAAGCACTGTGGCCACCATTGCAAGAAGTAGCTTGTGTTCTTTTTGTGGACATGTTATTCCTTTACTGCCCAGTGAGGGTCAAAAGGAAGagtcttataattttcttttaaacaactaTTCTCATCTTCTTGCTCTAGGTGTTGGCTGTGTAATCAGGAGGACCAGATAATAGCCATTTAGATTAATGATGATACTAAGAATCATTTTGACCCCTAACTTCTCAGACTATGTAGTGAGTCACTGCCCTGTGTGAAGATTCCTTCCTCAGTTGGATGTTTGAGGCTAATTTACCAGGATTTTGTTTTCGTCTGAGAATCCACAGTCTGATCCCATAATAGGCTTCTGTCTTCACAGAAATATTTAGTCTTACTGATCCAAAGAGCCCTGGCTCTGACCCATCAAGCTTTTCCAGCAATCTATGACCAGACACTAAATTACATCATGGAATGCCTAAATTCTGATTCCATCAACAAATCCATCAGCCCCACGTCAGTCCATCTCAGACCCAAGTCTGGGTTACCTCTGTGCCAGGACAGATAGGGCAATGTTCACCGTTACGTGTCTGCAGGACATTAGCTTCAATCCAGTGCTGGTGAAGCATCACTGGCTGGAGAAGTTACTTTTGATGATCCTGCGTGGTTAAATTGCAGATACTGTTGAAAGCAAACACTATGTCTGAATCTATACAAGCCAAGCAAAATGGTAAATGGAAGCCATTCTTCCAAAGATctatgtatttcaaaatatgtatgGATGTGGCTATCCTGAAAATCACCTCCACTCTTCCATTAGCACTCACAAAACGCACCTGTCTACAGTGTCCACAGGGGCTTCAAGCTCTCATCTGAAGAACGCTGTAACATCTGCGGAGAATCCTGTTCTATCCTGCCCTACACCCACATTTTCCCTAAATGAAGGCAAGAGAGCTACTTCCCTCATTTGATTTTCAAGTTGTCACAAAGAAAGgagtctccctcccccccaccactcaCCATTCTTAAACAATACATCAAATTGATGCCTGTGATTTCTTTCATAACCAGGAATAATTCTTTCCATTTAAATCCTAgatcaggagcgcctgggtggctcagtcgttaagcatctgccttcggctcagggagtgatcccagcgttctgggatcgagccccacatcaggctcctctgctgggagcctgcttcttcctctcccactccccctgcttgtgttctgtctctcactggctgtctctctctctctctgtcaaataaataaataaa
The window above is part of the Ursus arctos isolate Adak ecotype North America unplaced genomic scaffold, UrsArc2.0 scaffold_26, whole genome shotgun sequence genome. Proteins encoded here:
- the LOC113257473 gene encoding LOW QUALITY PROTEIN: olfactory receptor 8S1-like (The sequence of the model RefSeq protein was modified relative to this genomic sequence to represent the inferred CDS: inserted 1 base in 1 codon), whose amino-acid sequence is MACRNHSTITEFVLSGLSNDPHIETLLFVLGQGIYFLTIRGNLMMMLVIRADSHLHTPMYFFLSNLSFLDLCFSSVTVPKLLKDLLSEKKTISVEGCLTQVFFVFITPGTEACLLSVMAYDCYAAICHPLLYGQVMSSQLCVRLVLASWGLACLNXSVIVLLALTLDFCEAQTIQHYTCELPSLFPLSCSDISISVDILICSILLHGLGTFLPIFFSYNRIVSTILSISSTSGRSKAFSTCSSHLIAVTLFFGSGVIRYLMPMSGSSLDLLLFLQYSAVTPLLNPLIYSLKNKEEKAAFRRTSGEISLSRDKDMVTKTVFL